CACCTCTGCTCTGCATCGGCACTGCGCTCTGGCTTTCAACTGTACTCCACCCCAACATCTCCAGGGAGAGAGTGTTAAGATGTTATCTGGTCAATCCTTGATTTCCGCATGTTCGGTAAATCTGAGGAGTGATGAAGTCTGAGAATTACAGATGTGAGTTGGCTGCCTGACCTCAATCTTTAACAGtattctcttcttttctctccacAGCTCCCCCATCAACTTCAGCACCACAGCTGGATATGAAGACCAAAATACCAGGAATGGCAGCCAGTGTCTTCCTGAAAAAATGGGGGAATGGATTTTCACTGTGTTTCCTGTCTACATCGTGCTCATCTCAGTCTTTGGGATTGTGATGAATGTGTTTGTCCTGGCGGTTTTCTGCCTCCACAGGAAGGCCTGCACTGTGGCTGAGATCTACTTAAGCAACCTTGCTGTGGCTGACCTTGTTGTAGTTGCTCTTTTGCCCTTCTGGGCAGTCTACACAGCCAACCGCTTTGGTTGGCCTTTCTCTGCTCCCCTGTGTATACTGGTCAACCTCTCCATCAGCATGAATGCCCTCTGTAGCATAAACTTCCTTGTCATGATCAGCATAGATCGCTATTTGGCTCTGGTGCACCCACTATCAGATACAAAAATGCGCAGGCCAAGATATGCTAAACTTTGCTGTGTGCTGATGTGGTGCATTGGTTTGCTGATGAGTGTGCCTCAAATGTACAGAAAGATTGAATATATAAGCAGTTCAAATAAAACACTGTGCTCTGTTGTCTTCCCAGACGAAAACGCATTGAAAGTGTATGAAGTGTTCCTGACCATGCTCAACTTTATCATCCCCGTTTCTATTATCTCCTTCTGCACCGCCATGATAGTTCGAGTTCTGAATAAACGGATAAGCGCCAAGAAAAAAGAACTGAAGGCCAGCACTCTGATGTTCACAGTCCTGGTGGCGTTCCTGATCTGCTGGGTGCCATTCCATGTGGTTAGGATTATGGGCTTACTTGAGAGATATGGAGGCACTGGGTACTATGGCCTGTGTGTTTTAGACACCTGGAGGCAGATCTGCATCAACTTAGCCTTCTTCAACAGTGTTCTCAACCCTGGCCTGTATGTCGTCGTAGGACAGAATTTCCGGAGGAAAGTCAGGGAAATGTTCAACCAATGGCACAAGAGAATGAACTCCACCATCATATCCAGAACGATGCATACGAGTA
This genomic window from Cheilinus undulatus linkage group 18, ASM1832078v1, whole genome shotgun sequence contains:
- the LOC121526656 gene encoding B2 bradykinin receptor-like, giving the protein MSLLQTSSPINFSTTAGYEDQNTRNGSQCLPEKMGEWIFTVFPVYIVLISVFGIVMNVFVLAVFCLHRKACTVAEIYLSNLAVADLVVVALLPFWAVYTANRFGWPFSAPLCILVNLSISMNALCSINFLVMISIDRYLALVHPLSDTKMRRPRYAKLCCVLMWCIGLLMSVPQMYRKIEYISSSNKTLCSVVFPDENALKVYEVFLTMLNFIIPVSIISFCTAMIVRVLNKRISAKKKELKASTLMFTVLVAFLICWVPFHVVRIMGLLERYGGTGYYGLCVLDTWRQICINLAFFNSVLNPGLYVVVGQNFRRKVREMFNQWHKRMNSTIISRTMHTSIRLERESRLSRAKTEGLGA